DNA from Flavobacterium aestivum:
ATTGTTTAGAATGCTCCTTTTCTTCGACTAATTTTTTATTGATAATTTCCAACAAATTTCTGGAAACCATTACAGCTTTTAGCTCTTCAATATAGGTATTAAACCCCATGCAAAAAACATCTAATTCGTCTTGTTCCTCAGAAATTGGAAGTTGATGAAAAAAATCACCAGCAAAGCAGTTTGAAATATGATCAATGATAACATCGGTCCTATTCTTTTTGGATTCAATTTTTTTAGATAAAAAAAGTAATTCCCTATAGACATCATCTAAACTATCACCATCCGTGATTTGTTCATGAAATTCATCTCCATTGATTGAACGAACCAGAGCTAATATTTCTTTTAGTTTAGACATCTAATACTTTGTTTTTCTTTTAGCCAATCCAAATTATAGCATCTTTTTTCAGACGTAACCGTTTTGAAAGAAGTTTTTTTACTCAATTAAAAAAATCAACAATAAATTTTATTCTATAAAAAATTTACAATCGCGGCTAAAGCGAATAGTAATTCTTGTTTTATTAACGGTGATTTTATATCTATTGATTTATGCATGTCCATTTTTTTTCTTTAATTCGTTTAGCCAATTAACAGCATCATTTTTATTGGTAAAACCTTTTAAAGGAACAACAGGGTTTTTCAATGTCATAAACGTATTGAGAATAAATTTTGTAATATGGGAATTTAATAAAATTGCACATCCATATAATAGCTCTTGTCCATTTTTTTCGGCATAATCGCGAGCTGATTTATCATACGATTTAATGCCATTAAAATCATAGCACCAATATTGCTTCTTATCATCTGAAATTTGATGTCTTAAATCGATTATTTCTTTGATGTTTTCAAGTGTTCCATCTGTAAATTTTTTAAATTGAGAATATAAAATATCGTTTTCAAACCAAAATTTAATAAAATCATTTTCTAATTCTTCCATAATCATTATTTATATTGATTATACGTATCTTATTGTTATATATTCGAATATGACTCTATTAATTCTAAATTATAAGTTTCATCGACTTTCAAGAAAGCATATACTGGAATTGTTTCAGCTAGATATTTTTGTTTTTCAAAGTCTGCAGTTAACCCTAAATAAGTTTTTCTTTTATTAAGATCGTTTCCTCTTTTTACCATCTGAAACATGGTTTGTTTGTAAATATGATGGGTGTTTATATAATTGTAGTCTAAACCAACAATTAGTGGTGAGTAGTGATCATCTCCAATATATCCAAAAATAACTGCTATCAATTGATCATTCTCTTTCAAACGTATTTCAATGAATTCCCATTCTGCGTATTTGGAGAGAATATGAGGTAATTTTTTAGGGTATGAAAAAAAATTATACGAATAGTTCATGCTTTTAACATTCGAAAACAAATCAAAATAATGAGTTGCTTCCTCACCTGTTATTTTATTTTTAATTCTAACATCAAACTTATCAAGATGTCTAATAGCATATTGTTTAATATTATTTCTCTTCTTACTTGATTTTATCAATGCCAACAAATCTGTAGTTGTTTCCCATTTTGGATTTTTTATAATGTTAGTGTTTGGCATTTTTATTTTAGCATAACCCTCATCCTCTAAAATGGAATTCAAAATATCATCTTTATTGAAATCTCTGAAAATAACGGTCGAAGCTTCGATTTCTTTTTTTGTCTTTGAAACAAATTCAAATAATAAATTAACTGAATTTCTCCATTCAGAATGTTCAGCATTTAAGTAAATAAAATCGCCTTCTGAGAATAGCGACCCCATGGCTAATGTTTTTGAGCACAAATAAAAAGGGTCTGTTTTACGAACTTCTTCTATATTTTTAGATACATTTTCTTGAGATAACATATCATCTTTATAAATAGCTCCAGTAAAAAATGTTGCCAGTACTAATTCCCCTTTTTGGTCTTTAATTATAAGGTAGTGAAAACTCCAATTCTCTTCCAATTTTTCATTGTTAGAAAAAATCTCTTCCATGCATTGCATTCCCGAATGGCTTATATTCCCTCTATCCTTAAACATCTTATCCCAAATTTCCGGATCAATGTCGTGTATTGTAGTATACTCTTTAATAACTAAATTAGTAGCTGTGGCTGTGTAATTATTTATTCTATTTTTTTTGCTTTTTTCAATAGAACAACCAAATTCTTCATAAACTCGTTCAACAGTATCCCCCTCTTCTTCAATCGCTTTCGGGAAATGATACTCCATAGCATCTGCGAATAAGTCAATATCTTCTTTCGTATTATGTCGCGTTAAGGTAAATCGCAATCCTGATTTATCATTAGGGACAACTGGGAAAGTAGCTGTATTGACATAAATACCTTCTTCTAAAATACGATGAACAAAATTTCGGGTTACTTTATTTAAACCTCCACCAATAAAGTAAATTGGTGAATCTGGAGAGGAAATATTGGTCAGATTTTTTTCTACCAATCTTCTATTCATGTAATCCATTAATTCTCTTAATTCTGCTTGATATTTGTAAATATCACTTGATAGATGAATTTTAGCAGAAGCAATTGCCGCACCAACATTTGCAGGTGAAAGCGGGTGAGAATAGCTGAGAGGCCCTCCAAAAATATCTGTTTTTCGATACATTTCAGGGTCAGCAAATATTGCCGTGCCACCAACGCATCCAAAACCTTTAGCAAGCGTCGATATTAAAACAATGCGTTTGTTTACCCCTAACTGATTATAAATATGCCCAGATCCATTTTTACCTTCCCATCCCATTCCATGTGCGTCATCGAAGTATAAATTTAGTTTAGGATATTTATTGAGTAATTTTTTTAGGATGTTCGTATCTGGCAAATCACCATGCATAGAATAAACGCCATCTGCCATGTACCAAATCCGAGTGTACTTATTGTAATTTTCTTGGATCATTTCCTCTAACATTAGATAATCAGAATGGCGAACCATTTTTACTTCTGTACCTTGCAACTTCATGTTTTTACATGGAAATTGAACACTAAAATGAACCTGTTGATCCAGAATAATTAAATCATCTGGTTTAACAATAGTACTTATGACTGAAATATGCGCATTTGAAGTTGAAGTATAGCAGATCACTTTATTACCATCAAATATCTGTGACATTAATTCCTCTAACTCCTGAATGTAAGTGGGACGGATGAATGCTCTAGACATAGATAACTGCGTACCAAATTTCTTTGTCAATCGAATTGAATTGGCTATTAAATCCGGATGCGTTTCTAAACCCATATAGCCACAGGTTCCAAAATTGATGAGTTCTTTTCCTTTGATTGTAAATTTTGTTCCATCAAAGCGTCGTTCTTCGGAATTGATGTGCATGATGCCTTTTTCCTTCGCAGAAGTCCAAACGCTATCAACAACATCCAAGTAATTGTTGTGGTTAATTTTTGCCAAAATTTTAAGTATTAAATTAAAAACATACAATACGTTACTTCATGTAATGTATTTATTTAAACCATAAACTATGAAAAAAAAGAGAATCTATTTTTTACAAACAAATTCTATCAATCTGAAAAACAAGGGATTTACTCAAAAATACAAAATAAAATGTAAGAAACAACGACTATATTGTTTTTTTTAAAAAATTCAACCATGGGAAATCTTCAGTCATTTTTTAAAGTAATGTGCTGAGAAAACAATGAAATTGACTACACTATGAGTCGAGAAATATTAGTAATAAATCAATTTAATTCAAAAGAATTACGACAATGGCATTGTCTTTTTTAGATTATCGGCGATAATTTTGGGCATTTTTTAGGTTCAGGGTTGTATTCTTTTAAGCTAAATATCAAAAAACAATTGAATTTACTCTTTATTTTTACTATCTATATGTATAGTAACAGGACCGTCATTAATTAATAAAACTTTCATATCGGCACCAAAAATTCCGGTTTGTACTTTTTTATTGAAGTCTTTTTCTAAAGATTTTACAAAACTCTCGTACATCGGAATTGCAAATTCTGGTTTTGAAGCTTTTATATAAGACGGACGATTCCCTTTTTTTGTAGAAGCATGAAGTGTAAATTGACTGACTACTATTATATCACCATCGATATCCTGAACTGAGCAGTTCATTACATCATTTTCGTCTCCAAAAATCCTCATTTTTATGATTTTTCCAACAAGCCAGTCAATATCTTCTTGAGTATCGGAGTCTTCTACTCCTACCAAAACAAGTAGTCCTTTTTGAATAGCTGCTACTTTATTTTGGTCAACTGTAACTGACGCTTCTGAAACTCTTTGAACTATTACTCTCATTTTAAAATCTAATTATAACAAAAAGATGCACAGTGGTGCATCTCTACAGTATTGTCTTTTTTTATTTTTTTAAAATCATCCCTTTTGGAATTTTAAATTCATTCCAAAAATTATCCGAATTGGAATTTCTTTTCTACTCCCTAGTTTTATCGCTTGCCGCTCTATCCTCTCCATAAATATCTGTGCGATAGTTTTCATCATCTCCTTCCAATATTTTAAGATAGCTATTATAGCGTGACCATGCAATTTCATCTTTCTCTAATGCTGCTTTTATAGCACAATGTGGTTCTTCTTTATGCAAACAATTGTTGAATTTACATTGGTCTTTCAATTTGAAAAATTCCGGAAAATAACCGCTAATCTCTGTAGGTTCCATATCTACCATTCCAAAACCTTTAATTCCCGGAGTATCTATAATTTTAGCCCCAAAAGATAAATCATACATTTCTGCAAAAGTGGTAGTGTGCTGACCTTGCTTACTGGCTTCGGATATTGTTTTAGTTTTTAAATGTAAAGATGGCTCCATTGCATTTACCAACGTAGATTTTCCCACACCGGAATGTCCTGAGAACATACTTACTTTGTCCTTCATTAATTCCTTCAAGTCATCGACTCCTTTCTTCTCTGCAGCCGATACTCGCAAACATTTATATCCTATTTGCTGATACACATGTTGCATGTACAATTGTTCATCCAGAGTAACTTCGTCTAAAGTGTCTATTTTATTAAAAACAAGAATAGCTTCGATTCCGTAAGCTTCAGCTGTTACCAAAAAACGATCAATAAAATTAAATGTAGTTGGTGGATTATTTATAGTTACCAACAAAAAAACTCGATCTATATTAGACGCAATAATATGCATCTGATGTGATAAATTTACCGCCTTACGAACGATATAATTTTTCCTGTCGTGAATATTATTGATTGTTCCTGTAACTGTATCCGACGTTTGTTCTAGTTCATAATCTACTATATCACCAACTGCAATAGGATTGGTGCTTTTAATTCCTTTGATTCGAAATTTCCCTTTCATACGGCATTCTATAAAATCTCCTTGTTCTGATTTTACGGTATACCAACTTCCTGTAGATTTATAAACGATTCCTGTCATGCTGCAAAGGTAGTAATTTGTTTTAGGATTAAAAAAGGTTAGAAGTTAGGAGATTTAGTTTTCCTAAATCCGCAATTAACCATTTTTGGTTCTTTTTCATGACTAAAACATAAAAAGAAAAGTTTAGACTTTAGTTCTTAAACTAAACTTCTAAACTCTTCTAAACTTCTAAACTCTTTCTTATGAATTTAATATTTTTTCTTGATGACTAATACTTTCTTGGTGAATAGCCTTGAACATTTTAAGTACAAACTCTTCTGAAAGTCCTTTTTTCTCACCATCCAAAATCATTTTTCCTAAAATTTCGTTCCAACGATTGTTTTGTAACACCGCAACGTTTGCTTCTTTTTTCACTTGACCAATTTCTTCAGCCACTTTCATACGTTTTCCTAGCAATTCTAATAAAGTAGCATCAAGAACATCAATATTTGCTCTTAATTTTGACATTTTACTAGTAAATTCATCTGATACATCGTTTTGTTTTCTTACTTTCAAATCAATAAAAATTTGTTTCAACGCATCTGGTGTAACTTGTTGAGCGGCATCACTCCATGCATTATCCGGATCATGATGTGTTTCGATAATCATACCATCGTAATTTAAATCTAGTGCTTCTTGAGTTACTTCAAGTATCATATTAC
Protein-coding regions in this window:
- the rsgA gene encoding ribosome small subunit-dependent GTPase A, whose product is MTGIVYKSTGSWYTVKSEQGDFIECRMKGKFRIKGIKSTNPIAVGDIVDYELEQTSDTVTGTINNIHDRKNYIVRKAVNLSHQMHIIASNIDRVFLLVTINNPPTTFNFIDRFLVTAEAYGIEAILVFNKIDTLDEVTLDEQLYMQHVYQQIGYKCLRVSAAEKKGVDDLKELMKDKVSMFSGHSGVGKSTLVNAMEPSLHLKTKTISEASKQGQHTTTFAEMYDLSFGAKIIDTPGIKGFGMVDMEPTEISGYFPEFFKLKDQCKFNNCLHKEEPHCAIKAALEKDEIAWSRYNSYLKILEGDDENYRTDIYGEDRAASDKTRE
- a CDS encoding aminotransferase class I/II-fold pyridoxal phosphate-dependent enzyme codes for the protein MAKINHNNYLDVVDSVWTSAKEKGIMHINSEERRFDGTKFTIKGKELINFGTCGYMGLETHPDLIANSIRLTKKFGTQLSMSRAFIRPTYIQELEELMSQIFDGNKVICYTSTSNAHISVISTIVKPDDLIILDQQVHFSVQFPCKNMKLQGTEVKMVRHSDYLMLEEMIQENYNKYTRIWYMADGVYSMHGDLPDTNILKKLLNKYPKLNLYFDDAHGMGWEGKNGSGHIYNQLGVNKRIVLISTLAKGFGCVGGTAIFADPEMYRKTDIFGGPLSYSHPLSPANVGAAIASAKIHLSSDIYKYQAELRELMDYMNRRLVEKNLTNISSPDSPIYFIGGGLNKVTRNFVHRILEEGIYVNTATFPVVPNDKSGLRFTLTRHNTKEDIDLFADAMEYHFPKAIEEEGDTVERVYEEFGCSIEKSKKNRINNYTATATNLVIKEYTTIHDIDPEIWDKMFKDRGNISHSGMQCMEEIFSNNEKLEENWSFHYLIIKDQKGELVLATFFTGAIYKDDMLSQENVSKNIEEVRKTDPFYLCSKTLAMGSLFSEGDFIYLNAEHSEWRNSVNLLFEFVSKTKKEIEASTVIFRDFNKDDILNSILEDEGYAKIKMPNTNIIKNPKWETTTDLLALIKSSKKRNNIKQYAIRHLDKFDVRIKNKITGEEATHYFDLFSNVKSMNYSYNFFSYPKKLPHILSKYAEWEFIEIRLKENDQLIAVIFGYIGDDHYSPLIVGLDYNYINTHHIYKQTMFQMVKRGNDLNKRKTYLGLTADFEKQKYLAETIPVYAFLKVDETYNLELIESYSNI
- the dtd gene encoding D-aminoacyl-tRNA deacylase, producing the protein MRVIVQRVSEASVTVDQNKVAAIQKGLLVLVGVEDSDTQEDIDWLVGKIIKMRIFGDENDVMNCSVQDIDGDIIVVSQFTLHASTKKGNRPSYIKASKPEFAIPMYESFVKSLEKDFNKKVQTGIFGADMKVLLINDGPVTIHIDSKNKE